In one Carassius carassius chromosome 12, fCarCar2.1, whole genome shotgun sequence genomic region, the following are encoded:
- the LOC132155092 gene encoding rhodopsin kinase grk7a-like, translating to MCDMGGLDNLVANTAYLKAQGGDDKEMKKRRRSLSLPKTDQCVAVRSCLEKDFDSLCEKQPIGKKLFRKYLDQAEPECNAAADFLDDLTDWELSEAAAKDKARTNIINKFCKDGSKSSLTFLTGDVAAKCKAVTDKDFEEVMGQVKEATKEFLKGKPFTEYQTSELFEKFLQWKEYERQPITEKYFYEFRTLGKGGFGEVCAVQVKNTGQMYACKKLCKKRLKKKHGEKMALLEKKILEKVNSLFIVSLAYAFDTKTHLCLTMSLMNGGDLKYHIYNIGEKGIEMNRIIYYTAQIATGILHLHTMDIVYRDMKPENVLLDSQGQCRLSDLGLAVEVPVGKTITQKAGTGAYMAPEILTEIPYRTSVDWWALGCSIYEMVAGYTPFKGPEAKKEKVEKEEVQRRIINEEPKFEHKNFDAPTIDIIKQFLKKKIDERLGCKSDDPRKHEWFKSINFARLEAGLIDPPWVPKPNVVYAKDTGDIAEFSEIKGIEFDAKDEKFFKEFSTGAVSIAWQKEMIDTGLFDELSDPNRKESCGGFDDDKKSGTCTLL from the exons ATGTGTGACATGGGGGGACTCGATAACTTGGTGGCCAACACGGCCTACCTAAAAGCCCAAGGGGGTGATGACAAGGAAATGAAGAAACGTCGCCGAAGTCTCTCTCTACCCAAGACAGACCAATGTGTGGCAGTCAGGTCATGTCTGGAAAAGGACTTTGATTCCCTCTGCGAAAAGCAGCCTATTGGAAAGAAGTTGTTTCGCAAGTACCTGGATCAAGCGGAGCCAGAGTGTAACGCTGCTGCAGATTTTCTGGATGATCTGACAGATTGGGAATTGTCAGAGGCCGCTGCCAAAGACAAGGCCCGTACAAATATCATCAACAAGTTCTGCAAAGATGGCTCCAAGAGCTCCCTCACCTTCCTGACTGGAGATGTAGCAGCCAAGTGCAAGGCGGTTACTGACAAAGATTTTGAGGAGGTGATGGGACAGGTGAAGGAGGCCACCAAAGAGTTCCTAAAAGGCAAGCCGTTTACAGAGTACCAGACAAGCGAATTATTTGAAAAGTTTTTGCAGTGGAAAGAGTACGAGAGACAGCCAATCACTGAAAAGTACTTTTATGAATTCAGGACACTTGGAAAGGGCGGTTTCGGAGAG GTGTGTGCAGTGCAGGTTAAGAACACCGGCCAGATGTATGCCTGCAAGAAGCTCTGCAAGAAGCGTCTCAAGAAGAAACATGGTGAGAAAATGGCCCTGCTAGAGAAGAAGATCTTGGAGAAGGTCAACAGCCTTTTCATTGTCAGCCTGGCCTATGCTTTCGACACTAAGACCCATCTCTGTCTGACAATGAGCTTGATGAATGGAGGGGACCTCAAGTATCACATCTATAACATTGGTGAGAAGGGTATCGAAATGAATAGGATCATCTATTATACAGCTCAGATTGCAACAGGGATCCTTCACCTGCATACCATGGACATCGTGTACCGTGACATGAAGCCAGAGAATGTGCTCTTAGATAGCCAGGGCCAGTGTCGTCTTTCAGATCTCGGTCTCGCTGTGGAGGTTCCTGTTGGAAAGACCATCACCCAGAAG GCTGGAACAGGTGCATATATGGCACCTGAAATCCTTACTGAAATCCCATACAGGACATCAGTTGACTGGTGGGCCCTTGGCTGCAGTATCTATGAAATGGTAGCTGGCTACACCCCATTCAAAGGTCCTGAAGCCAAGAAGGAAAAGGTGGAGAAGGAGGAGGTACAAAGGCGCATCATTAACGAGGAACCTAAGTTTGAGCACAAGAACTTTGATGCCCCCACCATAGACATCATCAAGCAGTTCCTCAAGAAGAAGATTGATGAACGTCTTGGCTGCAA GAGTGATGATCCCAGAAAGCATGAATGGTTCAAGTCCATCAACTTTGCTCGTTTAGAGGCCGGCCTTATCGATCCACCCTGGGTGCCCAAACCCAATGTTGTCTACGCAAAGGATACCGGTGACATTGCTGAGTTCTCTGAAATCAAGGGTATTGAGTTTGATGCAAAGGATGAAAAGTTCTTCAAGGAGTTTAGCACAGGTGCTGTGTCCATTGCCTGGCAAAAGGAGATGATTGACACTGGACTCTTTGATGAGCTCAGCGACCCCAATCGGAAAGAATCATGTGGTGGTTTCGATGATGATAAGAAATCGGGCACTTGCACACTTCTGTGA
- the LOC132155089 gene encoding sodium/potassium-transporting ATPase subunit beta-3-like: MSKKNEEPAEGKEPESNWKDVIYNPRTGEFFGRTANNWGLILLFYLVFYGFLVAMFIFTMWVMLQTLNDDTPKYRDRVASPGLAIRPNSLNIVFNRSEPLQYDQYVQHLESFLHRYNDSEQAKNDLCMAGQYSEQDEEPQKKVCQFRRSLLQRCSGMEDTTYGYAKGQPCVIVKMNRIIGLKPAGDPYINCTSKGEKPLQMQYFPHEGTIDRMYFPYYGKKTHEGYVQPLVAVKLLLKKEDYNSELIVECKVEGSNLKNNDERDKFLGRVTFQVLVTE, encoded by the exons ATGTCTAAAAAAAACGAAGAACCAGCGGAGGGCAAGGAGCCCGAGAGCAACTGGAAAGACGTGATCTATAATCCAAGAACTGGAGAATTCTTTGGACGGACTGCAAACAATTGGG GTCTCATCCTCCTGTTTTACTTGGTCTTCTATGGCTTCTTGGTTGCCATGTTTATCTTCACTATGTGGGTGATGCTTCAGACACTGAATGACGACACACCAAAGTATCGAGATCGGGTTGCATCCCCAG GGTTGGCTATCAGACCAAACTCTTTGAATATAGTTTTTAACAGATCAGAACCTCTTCAATATGACCAGTATGTCCAGCATCTAGAATCGTTTCTGCATC GGTATAATGACTCCGAACAAGCCAAAAATGACTTGTGTATGGCGGGTCAGTACTCTGAGCAGGATGAGGAACCTCAGAAGAAGGTGTGTCAGTTCAGGAGGAGTTTACTCCAGCGTTGCTCTGGGATGGAGGACACCACCTATGGCTATGCTAAAGGACAGCCATGTGTTATTGTCAAGATGAATAGG ATCATTGGTCTTAAGCCAGCTGGAGATCCATACATCAACTGCACATCAAAG GGTGAGAAACCTCTCCAGATGCAGTATTTTCCCCATGAGGGAACTATTGATAGGATGTACTTTCCCTACTATGGGAAAAAAACACAT GAAGGCTATGTTCAGCCTCTGGTTGCTGTAAAGCTGTTGCTTAAGAAGGAAGACTACAACTCTGAACTGATTGTAGAGTGCAAGGTAGAGGGCTCCAACCTCAAGAACAACGACGAGCGTGACAAGTTTCTCGGTCGAGTCACCTTTCAGGTCCTGGTGACCGAATAA